CGGGCGCGGAGCTGGTGATCATCGGAGGCGACGCGGACCGGGACGTGGTGCGCGCGCTCGGCGAGCTGGCCCGGCGCAGCCGGGTGGCGGACCGGGTGCGGATCGTCGGCGCGGTGCCGCACGAGCGGATGGCCGGCTGGTACCGCTCCGCGGACGTGGTGGCCTGCACGCCACGGACCCCGCCGAGCGGCACCGTGCCGGTCGAGGCGATGGCGTGCGGCGTCCCGGTGGTCGGCTACGCGCTCGGCGGCATCGCGGAGAGCGTGGTCGACGAGGTGACCGGACGGCTGGTGAAGCCGGGCGACGTCCGCGCGGCCGGCTACGCGCTGCGCGAGCTGATCGGCACGAAGGTGCAGCGGACCGCGTACGGTGACGCGGCCGTGGACCGGGTCCGGTGCCGCTACACCTGGGAGCGGACCGCGTCCGCGCTCGAGGCGGTCTACCAGGGCCTGCTGACGCCGCGTGCGGCGACGGCGTAGGGACGCGGACGCGGGTGACGCGCCGGACCGGGCCGGTCCGGCGCGGTCCGGTCACCCACTCAATTCTGAGATCGTTCCGAGCCTACGGTGAGGGGAACGTAGTTTCCTTTGGGAGCGGGCGGCGGCGTCACCCGTTTCCGGGCCGCCGCGACCTCATGGTGGTGCTGAGGCTCGGCGTACCGGGTCAGGCCGATCACCGCGAGCAGCGTGACCACGAACCCCAGCGTGGCCAGCCACTCGCGGCCCGGCCAGATCCGGTCGCCGAGCAGCAGCAGGCCGATGACCGCGGCGGGCACCGCGCCGGCCGCGTCCATCGCGGCCACCGCGGCCGTGGTCGAGCCGCGCTGCATGGCCAGGCCGAGCAGCAGTTGACCCACGATCGAGTGCACGATCAGCAGGTAGAGCAGCGGGTCGCTGAGCACCCCGCCGACCGAGTGGAGCGAGGCGAGCGGGCGGGCCGCCACCGCGGCGGCGGAGAACGCGATGCCGGCCAGCGAGCCGAGCGCGACCGAGCCGGGCGCACCGTGCAATCGGGCGGCGAACGCGCCGAGCACGCCGATCACGGGCACGGACAGCGCCAGCGCGAGCACGCCGGCCAGCGGCAACGGCCGGGCGGGCGCGGGCTCCGCGGCCACCACGAGCGCGGTGATGCCGCCGAACAGCACGACGATGAGGCCGACCTCGGCCAGCGGCAGGCGCCACTTGAGCAGCGCGACGCCGAGCACGGCCGTCACGCCGAGCCCCGCCGCGACGCTGGCCTGCACCAGGAACAGCGGCAGGTCGCTCCGGGCCAGGAACGCCAGGACGAAACCGAGGATCTGGAACACCAGACCGACGAGGTACGCCCGGTGGCCGGCCAACCGCAGCAGCAAGCCCGGGTCGAACGTGTGATGCACCGTCGTCCGGGTCGCCGCAATGGATTGAAGCAGGTTGGCGACGCCGTACGCGATGATCATCGCGCCGAGGAAGAGCCATCCAGCCGACATCACCTGGCGAGGATAGACCGCGCCGGGTCCGGCCCGCAGTTGCACCGGTGCAACTGAGGCCGATCGGTCGGGTGATCTTCCGACGGGCGGCCGGTCGTGAGCGTCAGAGCGCCCGGATCCCCGGCGACGACAGCCGCTCCAGCACCTCGGTGTGCAGCCGGCCGTTCGTGGCGACCGCGCTGCCGCCACCGGGGCCCGGCCGGCCGGTCAGGTCGGTGAACCGGCCGCCGGCCTCGGTCACGATCGGGACCAGCGCGGCCACGTCCCAGAGCGACAGCTCCGGCTCGACCATCGCCTCCAGCGCACCCTCGGCCAGCAGCATGTAGCCGTAGAAGTCGCCGTACGCCCGGTTCCGCCAGGTCTGGCGCATGATGTCCAGCACCGGGGCGAGCCGGCCGGACTCCTCCCAGCCCATCAGGTCGGAGTAGCAGAAGCTCGCGTCGCTCAGCCGGCTCACGCCGGAGACCCGGATCGGCGTGGCCGCGGCGGTGTGCTTGCCGGCGAACGCGCCGTGTCCGGTCGCGGCCCACCAGCGGCGGCCCAGCGCGGGCGCGGAGACCAGGCCGACCACGGGCGTGTCGCCCTCCATCAGCGCGATCAGCGTGGCCCAGACCGGGACGCCGCGGATGAAGTTCTTGGTACCGTCGATCGGGTCGATGACCCAGCGCCGGGTGCCTATGCCGACCGCGGCCTCGGTCTGGCCGTACTCCTCGCCGAGCACCGCGTCCCGCGAACGGGTGCGGGCCAGCGTGGCGCGGATCGCCTTCTCCACCGCCGTGTCGGCGTCGGAGACCGGTGTCAGGTCGGGTTTGGCCTCCACGTGCAGGTCCAACGCCCGGAACCGGGCCATCGAGATGGAGTCCGCGGTGTCGGCGAGCACGTGGGCGAGCGAGAGATCGTCGGCATAGCTGGCCATGGCGGAAAAACTAGCCGATCACGCCGAGCGGGCTAACCTCGGTCGGGTCCTTCCAGCCCGTCGCCGCCGGATCGGGACGCCAGCAGCCGGCGGTAGGACTCCAGCCGCCGCACGTCCGCGTGCCCGGCGGCCACCCACGCGGGCAGCGCGCACTCCGGGTCGGTCTCCGTGTGCTCGCAGTTCGGCGGGCAGTCGACGGTGCCCTCGACCAGGTCCGGGAAGCCGTGCAGCAGGCTCTCCGCGGAGACCAGCGCCAGGCCGAAGCTGCGGACGCCGGGCGTGTCGACGATCCAGCCCGGGTCCTCCCGCCGGCGCCGGGCGGGCAGCCGCA
This genomic window from Catenuloplanes niger contains:
- the hisN gene encoding histidinol-phosphatase translates to MASYADDLSLAHVLADTADSISMARFRALDLHVEAKPDLTPVSDADTAVEKAIRATLARTRSRDAVLGEEYGQTEAAVGIGTRRWVIDPIDGTKNFIRGVPVWATLIALMEGDTPVVGLVSAPALGRRWWAATGHGAFAGKHTAAATPIRVSGVSRLSDASFCYSDLMGWEESGRLAPVLDIMRQTWRNRAYGDFYGYMLLAEGALEAMVEPELSLWDVAALVPIVTEAGGRFTDLTGRPGPGGGSAVATNGRLHTEVLERLSSPGIRAL